From Neobacillus sp. PS2-9, the proteins below share one genomic window:
- a CDS encoding putative quinol monooxygenase has translation MIVLTAKYQCKAGMGDTVEQALREMISIVKEEKGCIHYLVNRSKDNPDAFLLFEQYQDEQALASHSETPYFKRIVLDTIVPLLEKRERIFYTPVTNLS, from the coding sequence ATGATAGTTCTCACAGCAAAATATCAATGTAAGGCTGGTATGGGAGATACGGTGGAACAAGCATTGAGAGAAATGATCTCGATAGTCAAAGAGGAGAAAGGATGTATTCACTACCTAGTGAACCGCTCGAAAGACAACCCAGACGCTTTTTTACTGTTTGAGCAGTATCAAGACGAACAAGCACTTGCAAGCCACTCAGAAACGCCTTACTTTAAGAGGATTGTTTTAGATACAATCGTCCCCTTACTCGAAAAACGGGAACGCATTTTTTATACGCCTGTTACGAATCTTTCTTAA
- a CDS encoding helix-turn-helix domain-containing protein, with translation MNRMQNSKIKLILHPVRMRITQSLMNGKQLNVQQIAERLKDVPQATLYRHLNKLHDANVIEVVQENQIRGTVEKVYGLKEHTISSNEELKSLTKDQHLELFLTYTTQLLGLYESYLNKGDVDLVRDGVSYRVANLYLSDDENLELVRTIATSIQKAMENKPSPERKARYFANIVIPESPKRSV, from the coding sequence ATGAATCGTATGCAAAATTCTAAAATAAAATTAATTCTGCATCCTGTTCGGATGCGGATTACTCAGTCACTAATGAATGGTAAACAACTAAATGTACAACAAATAGCAGAACGACTTAAAGATGTTCCGCAAGCTACATTATATCGGCATTTAAATAAACTTCACGATGCAAATGTAATTGAAGTTGTTCAAGAAAATCAAATACGAGGGACGGTGGAAAAAGTATATGGATTGAAAGAACATACAATATCTTCAAACGAAGAGCTAAAAAGTCTAACAAAAGATCAGCATTTAGAATTATTTTTAACCTATACAACACAATTGCTTGGTTTATATGAGAGCTACTTGAATAAAGGTGATGTTGATCTTGTAAGGGATGGTGTAAGTTATCGAGTAGCGAATCTTTACCTCTCGGATGATGAGAATTTAGAGCTAGTTAGAACCATCGCAACATCCATACAAAAAGCTATGGAAAACAAACCGTCACCTGAAAGGAAAGCAAGATATTTTGCTAACATTGTTATACCTGAGTCACCAAAAAGGAGTGTTTAA
- a CDS encoding alpha/beta fold hydrolase, whose protein sequence is MEREMKINIENPIYGSLTMPNEGGVYPAILIISGSGPLDRDGNVKKGKITTNLYKELAHFMTDLGFVTLRYDKRGTGKREGDWLAAGFSDLVEDAKKSIEFLQSHPNVDKEKIIVCGHSEGTIIATKLAESINLAGIMLLSGGVDNLIEAVEKQRQFSYKELFATPGIMGWLYRKLKVDVKGEKQVNSFMEKVMKSDKDVIKVQLFFKQPAKWYREHNSFNTREALKRVTCPVIAIQGDKDALVDNEVLKELPNLVQGKSEFHIIPNMEHGLRVQSEPKTVLKMRKFFKEILKRPLHEEGLMEISTWLVANYKNEESMNEEKAVL, encoded by the coding sequence ATGGAGAGAGAAATGAAGATAAATATTGAAAATCCAATATATGGATCTTTAACAATGCCTAACGAGGGAGGGGTTTATCCTGCAATTTTAATAATATCAGGTTCAGGCCCTCTTGATAGAGATGGAAATGTTAAAAAAGGAAAAATTACCACAAACCTTTACAAAGAACTCGCCCATTTCATGACTGATTTAGGTTTTGTTACATTGCGATATGATAAAAGAGGAACGGGAAAACGAGAAGGAGATTGGCTGGCAGCAGGCTTTTCAGATTTAGTAGAGGATGCAAAGAAATCGATAGAATTTCTCCAATCACATCCCAACGTGGATAAAGAAAAGATTATTGTATGTGGCCACAGTGAAGGAACGATTATTGCAACAAAGTTAGCTGAATCCATAAACCTGGCAGGCATCATGTTGTTATCTGGGGGTGTTGATAATTTAATAGAAGCTGTTGAAAAACAACGCCAGTTTAGTTATAAAGAATTATTTGCTACACCAGGAATCATGGGCTGGTTATACAGAAAATTAAAAGTGGATGTAAAAGGGGAAAAACAAGTCAATAGTTTTATGGAAAAGGTGATGAAGTCTGATAAGGACGTTATTAAAGTACAGCTTTTCTTTAAACAACCTGCTAAATGGTACCGTGAGCATAATTCCTTTAACACAAGAGAGGCATTAAAAAGAGTAACATGTCCTGTTATTGCTATTCAGGGTGATAAGGATGCGTTAGTTGATAATGAGGTTTTAAAAGAGCTCCCCAATCTAGTTCAAGGTAAAAGCGAGTTTCATATTATACCGAATATGGAGCACGGACTCCGTGTTCAGTCGGAACCGAAAACGGTTTTAAAAATGAGAAAATTCTTCAAAGAAATATTAAAGCGTCCACTTCATGAAGAAGGACTTATGGAAATCTCTACTTGGTTAGTGGCAAATTATAAAAATGAAGAATCAATGAATGAGGAGAAAGCTGTCTTGTGA
- a CDS encoding VOC family protein: MKINRIDHVGVIVNDLSAAKAFFLDFGLEVKGEWEMEGELMGYAVGLNDVKVACVGLGMPDGQTWIELIKFYNPSDEKDIQQSFANSLGIRHIAFAVEDIEAVVAKLKTKGTDIFSEIQQYEESYKLCYVRGPEGIILELAEEIK; this comes from the coding sequence ATGAAGATCAATAGAATAGATCATGTGGGTGTGATCGTAAATGATCTGTCAGCAGCTAAAGCGTTTTTTCTCGATTTTGGACTTGAGGTGAAAGGGGAATGGGAAATGGAAGGAGAGTTGATGGGATATGCAGTTGGGCTTAATGACGTTAAAGTAGCGTGTGTAGGATTAGGAATGCCAGACGGTCAGACATGGATAGAGCTAATCAAATTTTATAATCCGTCAGATGAAAAAGATATTCAGCAATCCTTTGCAAATTCACTGGGTATCCGACATATTGCATTTGCTGTTGAAGATATTGAAGCTGTTGTTGCCAAATTGAAAACGAAGGGCACTGATATTTTTAGTGAGATACAGCAATATGAAGAAAGTTATAAGTTATGCTATGTTCGTGGTCCAGAGGGCATTATTTTGGAGTTAGCTGAGGAAATTAAATAA